One Sphingobacteruim zhuxiongii DNA window includes the following coding sequences:
- a CDS encoding ABC transporter ATP-binding protein, translated as MSTMILELQHVFKNYSLEGRDIPVLKDINFQIAEGATVAIVGPSGSGKSTLLGLCAGLDQASTGSIKLNGIELSGLSEDKLAQIRNQHVGFVFQNFQLLPTLTALENVMVPMELRGIRNHQPVAMVLLERVGLADRANHYPSQLSGGEQQRVSLARAFANKPKILFADEPTGNLDAETSLIIEEMLFELNRASGTTLVIVTHDLELAAKTQQIIPIKGGQIQ; from the coding sequence ATGTCGACAATGATTTTAGAATTACAGCATGTTTTTAAGAACTATAGCCTTGAAGGCCGTGATATTCCAGTTTTAAAGGATATTAACTTTCAAATAGCAGAAGGCGCGACGGTAGCAATTGTAGGACCATCGGGAAGTGGCAAGTCAACGCTACTTGGTCTTTGCGCCGGACTTGACCAAGCTTCTACGGGATCCATTAAGTTAAATGGTATCGAGTTATCTGGATTGAGCGAAGATAAACTAGCGCAAATTCGGAATCAGCATGTTGGATTTGTCTTTCAAAATTTCCAACTGTTACCTACTCTTACGGCACTTGAAAATGTGATGGTACCTATGGAGTTGCGAGGCATACGTAATCATCAACCTGTAGCGATGGTGTTGTTAGAGCGTGTTGGTCTTGCTGATCGAGCGAATCATTATCCATCACAGCTATCTGGAGGTGAGCAACAGCGCGTATCGTTAGCTCGTGCATTTGCAAATAAACCGAAGATCTTGTTTGCTGATGAACCTACAGGCAATCTTGACGCTGAAACAAGTCTCATTATCGAAGAGATGTTATTTGAGCTCAATCGAGCGTCGGGAACAACCTTAGTAATTGTGACGCATGATTTGGAATTAGCAGCGAAAACTCAACAGATTATTCCGATTAAAGGGGGACAAATTCAATGA
- a CDS encoding arylesterase, with product MKNFNASISIFSAIILLSACNNGQQTQSANQVQDSISKQELTKEKKQNILFFGNSLTAGLGLESQNDAFPALIQNTIDSLGLNYNCINAGLSGETSAGGKDRIDWLLKEPVDVFVLELGANDGLRGIKPEATKKNLGDIVDKVKKAYPECKLVLAGMKVPPSMGATYYKQFESIFPSLAQEKNMILIPFLLDKVAGIAKLNQQDAVHPTKEGQHILADNVWIHLKGIL from the coding sequence ATGAAGAACTTTAATGCCTCTATTTCAATATTTTCAGCGATAATTTTACTTAGCGCTTGCAATAATGGACAGCAGACACAATCCGCAAATCAAGTACAGGATAGCATTTCCAAACAAGAATTGACTAAAGAAAAAAAGCAAAATATATTGTTCTTTGGAAATAGCCTAACAGCAGGATTGGGACTAGAGAGTCAAAACGATGCCTTCCCGGCCCTAATCCAAAACACTATTGATTCCCTCGGCTTAAATTATAACTGTATCAACGCAGGCTTAAGTGGAGAAACAAGCGCTGGAGGCAAAGATCGAATAGATTGGCTGCTGAAAGAACCGGTTGACGTGTTCGTTTTAGAACTTGGAGCCAATGATGGCTTAAGAGGAATTAAACCTGAGGCGACTAAAAAGAACCTCGGCGATATTGTAGATAAAGTCAAAAAAGCATATCCTGAATGTAAGCTCGTACTAGCAGGAATGAAAGTGCCACCAAGTATGGGAGCTACCTATTATAAGCAATTTGAGTCTATCTTTCCGTCATTAGCGCAAGAGAAAAACATGATCTTAATCCCCTTTTTGTTAGATAAAGTTGCTGGCATCGCAAAGTTGAACCAACAAGATGCAGTTCATCCCACAAAAGAGGGTCAGCATATATTAGCTGATAATGTATGGATTCATTTGAAAGGAATTCTCTAA